A genome region from Musa acuminata AAA Group cultivar baxijiao unplaced genomic scaffold, Cavendish_Baxijiao_AAA HiC_scaffold_785, whole genome shotgun sequence includes the following:
- the LOC135664031 gene encoding photosystem I P700 chlorophyll a apoprotein A2 codes for MALRFPRFSQGLAQDPTTRRIWFGIATAHDFESHDDITEERLYQNIFASHFGQLAIIFLWTSGNLFHVAWQGNFESWIQDPLHVRPIAHAIWDPHFGQPAVEAFTRGGATGPVNIAYSGVYQWWYTIGLRTNEDLYTGALFLLFLSAISLIAGWLHLQPKWKPSVSWFKNAESRLNHHLSGLFGVSSLAWTGHLVHVAIPGSRGQYVRWNNFLDVLPYPQGLGPLFTGQWNLYAQNPDSSSHLFGTSQGTGTAILTLLGGFHPQTQSLWLTDIAHHHLAIAFIFLIAGHMYRTNFGIGHSIKDLLETHIPPGGRLGRGHKGLYDTINNSLHFQLGLALASLGVITSLVAQHMYSLPAYAFIAQDFTTQAALYTHHQYIAGFIMTGAFAHGAIFFIRDYNPEQNEDNVLARMLDHKEAIISHLSWASLFLGFHTLGLYVHNDVMLAFGTPEKQILIEPIFAQWIQSAHGKTSYGFDVLLSSTNGPAFNAGRSIWLPGWLNAVNENSNSLFLTIGPGDFLVHHAIALGLHTTTLILVKGALDARGSKLMPDKKDFGYSFPCDGPGRGGTCDISAWDAFYLAVFWMLNTIGWVTFYWHWKHITLWQGNVSQFNESSTYLMGWLRDYLWLNSSQLINGYNPFGMNSLSVWAWMFLFGHLVWATGFMFLISWRGYWQELIETLAWAHERTPLANLIRWRDKPVALSIVQARLVGLAHFSVGYIFTYAAFLIASTSGKFG; via the coding sequence ATGGCATTAAGATTTCCGAGGTTTAGCCAAGGCTTAGCTCAGGACCCCACTACTCGTCGTATTTGGTTTGGTATTGCTACCGCACATGACTTCGAGAGTCATGATGATATTACTGAGGAACGTCTTTATCAGAACATTTTTGCTTCTCACTTTGGGCAATTAGCAATAATCTTTCTGTGGACGTCCGGAAATCTCTTTCATGTAGCTTGGCAAGGAAATTTTGAGTCATGGATACAAGACCCTTTACATGTAAGACCTATTGCTCATGCAATTTGGGATCCTCATTTTGGTCAACCAGCTGTAGAAGCCTTTACTCGAGGAGGTGCTACCGGTCCAGTGAATATCGCTTATTCCGGCGTTTATCAGTGGTGGTATACAATCGGATTACGCACTAATGAAGATCTTTATACTGGAGctctttttctattatttctttctgctaTATCCTTAATAGCGGGTTGGTTACACTTACAACCAAAATGGAAACCAAGCGTTTCGTGGTTCAAAAATGCCGAATctcgtctaaatcatcatttgTCAGGACTTTTCGGAGTGAGTTCTTTGGCTTGGACAGGACATTTAGTTCATGTCGCTATTCCAGGATCCAGGGGACAGTACGTCAGATGGAATAATTTTTTAGATGTATTACCCTATCCTCAAGGGTTGGGACCACTTTTTACGGGTCAGTGGAATCTTTATGCCCAAAACCCTGATTCGAGTAGCCATTTATTTGGTACTTCCCAAGGAACAGGAACTGCCATTCTAACCCTTCTCGGTGGATTTCATCCACAAACGCAAAGTTtatggctgaccgatattgctcatcatcatttagctattgcatttattttcctgatcgctggtcatatgtatagaacTAACTTCGGGATTGGGCACAGTATCAAAGATCTTTTAGAAACACATATTCCTCCAGGGGGTCGATTAGGGCGTGGGCATAAGGGTCTTTATGACACAATCAATAATTCGCTTCATTTTCAATTAGGTCTTGCTCTAGCCTCTTTAGGGGTTATTACTTCCTTAGTAGCTCAACACATGTACTCTTTACCTGCTTATGCATTCATAGCACAAGACTTTACTACTCAAGCTGCGTTATATACTCatcaccaatacatcgcagggtttatCATGACAGGAGCCTTTGCTCATGGAGCTATATTCTTCATTAGAGATTACAATCCAGAACAGAATGAGGATAATGTATTGGCAAGAATGTTAGACCACAAAGAAGCTATCATATCTCATTTAAGTTGGGCCAGCCTGTTTCTTGGGTTCCATACCTTGGGCCTTTATGTTCATAACGATGTTATGCTCGCTTTTGGTACTCCGGaaaaacaaatcttgattgaacCTATATTTGCCCAATGGATACAATCCGCTCATGGTAAGACTTCATATGGGTTCGATGTACTCTTATCTTCAACGAATGGCCCAGCATTCAATGCAGGTCGAAGCATATGGTTACCGGGCTGGTTGAATGCTGTTAATGAGAATAGTAATTCACTCTTCTTAACAATAGGTCCTGGGGACTTCTTGGTTCATCATGCTATTGCTCTAGGTTTGCATACAACTACACTGATTTTAGTAAAAGGTGCTTTAGATGCACGTGGTTCCAAGTTAATGCCAGATAAAAAGGATTTCGGTTATAGTTTTCCTTGCGACGGCCCAGGACGCGGCGGTACTTGTGATATTTCTGCTTGGGACGCATTTTATTTGGCAGTTTTCTGGATGTTAAATACCATTGGGTGGGTTACTTTTTATTGGCATTGGAAACACATCACTTTATGGCAGGGTAACGTTTCACAATTTAATGAATCTTCCACTTATTTAATGGGATGGTTAAGAGATTATCTATGGTTAAACTCTTCACAACTTATCAATGGATATAATCCTTTTGGTATGAATAGTTTATCCGTATGGGCGTGGATGTTCTTATTTGGACATCTTGTTTGGGCTACTggatttatgtttttaatttcttGGCGCGGATATTGGCAGGAATTGATTGAAACTTTAGCATGGGCTCATGAACGCACACCTTTGGCTAATTTGATTCGATGGAGAGATAAGCCAGTGGCTCTTTCCATTGTGCAAGCAAGATTGGTTGGATTAGCCCACTTTTCCGTAGGCTATATATTCACTTATGCAGCTTTCTTGATTGCCTCTACATCAGGAAAATttggttaa